The region GTGGTGGAGGATACAATTATGGAAACTTTATTATACCATACGAAGGTAAAGTAATTGAATTGGGAAAAGATTTTTTGCATAATGAATTAACTGATTTTCAAAGTAGTAAATTTACTGAAAATTGGATTTATGGTCAAAAATCAACTTTTTCTCTGGGAATCTGCTGGCCTGACAACTGGCAGTTGAATTTTACTGAAGATTATTCAACTCTTGAATTTAACATGAGTGAATCATTTAATAATGGTAAAATGGTTTCTGATCAATTTAAGGTTTATATCAATACTTTTAATGATGTTTCAAAATTTAAACAAGCAATAAGTAATAAAAGAAACATTCAAGCATCTACAGAAAATTCTTTTCAATTATTGGTAAATAATGAAAATCCATTCGTGAAGGGAAATGCCGAGGTTAAATTAGTTGAGAATAAAAATCTTAATCTGAAAGGTAAGTTTAACTTTAAAAATTCCTTTCAGGAGATTTTACATTCTATTAACCTTACTGAAGAGGATAATTGTCGAGAAATTAGTAAAGATGTAGATTTTTCGATCTCCAAAGATCTTCAAACTATTGATGTAATAGGTGAGCTAGGATTTAAAAATATCCAAAGGAGAAAAGTTGTTTTCACTCCAACTTCACAAACTGTTTCTCATAAACTTGAAACAGAAAATAATTTCCAAGTTCTAACAGTCGATAATGGAGTTCTTCAAATTAAAGCTAGTGCAGATTACGCTCCCACCCTTTTCTCATTGCAACATCTGGGAAAAGAGTGGTTAGATTCTGATTACCCAAAGCTTGAACCTAAATTCTGGTGGAATCCATGGTGGGGTGGTATCTATCATTTCCCACTTGCAATCTCGAATAGTGATCAACTTCATGAAAATATATCCATTGACTTTGTAACAAAAACAGACAATAAAGGTAATGTGTGGCAAGGTATAGGATTGACAACTGAATTTAATAAATTTAAACCTTTGAAAGGTCTTTCCTATAGACAACATTTTCTTATGCTACCAAATGTTCCTGTATTACTTCATTTAACAGAGATTTTATCAAAAGATAAAGTGTTGGATTCTGTCTTGTTTTATTTAGATCAATTCCATAAACCAGCTGAAAATTCATCTGATTTTGGCACAATCTTTAAAACAAAAAATAATGATATTGAAAAAATCAGAGCTGGTCATAGTATTTCTTCTGTAAGTGAGACAAATTGTTCTGCAATATTTAATGATGAAAGCGATTATTTGTTACAACTTTTATTTGATTCAAGTAAAAGTATTTATACAGAACCAAATGGAGAGTTTCTTATGACAGTATTTGTTGAAAGATTGGATTTCAAGGAAGATAGTAAGAAATATCTTACACCAAATTATTTAATTTTTACTAAGGAATTACTTGATCCTGAATGGCTCAAGGATTTAAAATCGTTAAAATTTGAATAGAAGAAATAGCAAGAAAAGGGGATGAAGATAAGATCCTCACCCCCTTGATCTCCCTTTCTATTACTTTGTAACAAAGAGGGGGAAAATAGGAGAGAAAGTAAAGAGGTCTAAAATGGTAAACAAATTATAAACTAATAAAAGAATAATGATCTAACATTTCGTAAAAACATCTCTAGCTCACCTCTTTATCGCCAGATAGAGAGGGGCTGGTGGTGAGTAAAATTGTTGAATTGAGTAAATATTTACAAATGAAATTATTAGCAACGAATGTAACTAATAGATTACATAATCTACTAAATATCTATTTCATTTATTAAAGGAGACGAAAAATGGATAAATATGAAACGATAAAAAAAATAGTTGAAGAGAAAACTGTTAGATTTCCTAATAAAACTCAGTTGGCTATAGCTGTGATTAAAAATGGAAACCCCAATTTTTATGGTTTTAAAATAGAAAACAACAACATAATAAGTGTTCAAAATGAAAATAAAATTTTTGAGATTGGTTCTATTACAAAGGTTTTTACATCTACAGTTCTTGCAGATTTAGTAGTAAAAAACAAAATAAATTTAGATACAGATATCCAAGAATACTTTGATTTTTCTCTTAATGAGAATACTAAAATAAGTTTGCTAAGTCTGGCAAATCATACTTCTGGTCTTAAGAGTCATCCATCAAATTATGAAATGCCGGAGATTACAGCAGAAAAGTTAAGAAATTTATATAGAGAGTATAATGAAGATATGCTGATAGATTATCTGCAAAATGAAATAAAAATTCCAAAAACTGAAGAAAAAAAATTCGAGTATTCAAATTTAGGGTTTGGACTGTTAGGTTACGCTCTCGGTTTATCTCAAAATAGACCTTTTAAAGAGTTAATGCAGGAAATAGTCTTCAATAAATATAAGATGACAAACACATATGTGGATCGCTCCAATTTAAAAAACGAATTCGTAACAGGGCTTGATAAAAATGGAAATGAGACTGAAAATTGGGATATGGATATTCTTGCAGGTTGTGGAGTCGTTTTATCATCTGTCAGTGATTTGTCAAAATTTGTTTCAGCTCATTTTGACGAAGCTAATAAAGAGCTTGCATTAACCAGAAAAGCAACAATTACTGTAGATGATGAAATGAAAGTAGGTTTAGGATTGGGTATTATAACTACTTCTGATAATAATATCATTTATTGGCATAATGGAGGAACAGGAGGATATAAATCTGCAATGGAATTTGATATGGAAACTAAAACTGCATCCATAGTATTATCCAATGTATCTTTTTTCAATCCGAATCATTGGGATATTGATAGAATTTGCACACGATTAACGGGATTAAACATAAAAGGGAAATGATAATGCTTAATACTAAACTAATCCTTGTAGAAGGAATTCCGGGGACAGGAAAATCTACAATGGCACAATTTATTGCTATACAACTAGAGAAAAATGGAAAAAAGGTAAAATGGTATCATGAATGTCAGGATGATCATTTTTTCTGGAACGAAACAGATAGTTGTTTTGAAAACAATGAGTATTTTTTTAGAGATCAAATTAAAATTGATACTTTCATGTCTTTAAATCTCAAATTATGGGAAAAATTGGTATATCAAGCCTTGAGTGATGATGTTGTCTATATTTTTGATGGATACTTATTTGCTCAACTTGCAAACACATTATATAGATCTGACATGCCAACTGATAAGATAGTCGAATATATGCAGCAAGTTGAAAAGATTATAACAAAACTGAATCCTTTACTGGTATTTTACACTGTCAATAACCCTGAATTTCATACAATAAGAACATGGAATGACAGAGCTCAATGGGCAAAAGATTTAGTGATAAAAAACTCTGAAAATGTTCCATTTGTTAAAAGAAGCATTTTTAAAGGTGAAGATGCTATTGGATATGAACAAAATTTAATTCAAGAAGCTAATACTGAAATATTTGATTCTCTACAAATCAACAAGATCAGGTTGGATATTTCTGACAAAGATTATAAAAATGCTCATAAAAAAATTTTAGAAAAACTATCTCTTGATTACAAAGAATATCGTTATTCAGAAAATAATTTAGAACAATTCTGTGGTTTATACAGATATAATAGCGATGATATTTTTATCAAGATCTTAAGCGGAAAATTAGTATGTGATTGGGGACAAAATAATATGGCTTTAATCCCAATAGGTGAAAATCTTCTAAATTTGAGATCATATCCAGTATATTTGAAGTTTTTGTCTAAGGAAAATGGTTTTTTCAAAGAAATCAATACTTATGGAGAACCGGTTTTTAGAAGAATTGGATGTAAGTTTAGAAGAGAAGAAGGGTAATGATACAATAGTATAAAATTAAGACAGGTAAATCAATGAACGATATAAAAAATTATCTTACTCCCGCTCTAAAAAAAATACTTGAAGGCAAAAACCTCGAGAAAATCGATATTGGCTGTACTGAAGCACTAGTTTATTTCATAAAAAATTGTATTGATAATGTAAATGCTTATCTCAAAGTTAATCCTAAAAATAGTTTAGAAAAGCTTAAGCACGAAGTTGATATTATGAATTGGCTTAATGGAAAAATTCCAGTTCCAAAAGTTCTACATTATGATGAAAATGAACACTACGAATTTCTGTTAATGACTGAAATTAAAGGGTTTCCATCATTTTCGGAAGAACTAAGCGATAAATCTAAAACAATGACTGATTTAGCTAAAGGCTTGAAACTTATCCATAGTTTAGATATTAGCGATTGTCCTTTTAATGAAAAGATTATAAAAAAGTGTAGTGTGATTGAAAAACAGATTGAAGCTGGAAATATCGATATAGATGATTTTGATGATGAAAATAAAGGGAAAAAACTTGAGGAGTTATTTGACAGAATCAAAGAATTAAGAGAAAATATGCAAGAAGATCTGGTTTTTACTCATGGAGACTATTGTATGCCGAATATTTTATTAACTTCAAATGGATTGAGTGGGTTTATAGATCTTGGGCGAGCTGGTATTTCAGACCGATATCAAGACATTGCACTGGCAATCAGAAGTATTAAATACAACGGCTTTTCACAGGATCATATTGATCTTTTTTTGAGTGAATATGGGATAACTGAATTGGATAATAGAAAAGTTGAATTGTATAAGCTGATCGATGAATTTTATTAGGTGGATTTTGGCGTTAAAAGATAGACAATAATATGGGAGAGAGACGATTTTTAGCCACGAATTACACAAATGAAGACGTATATATAATATCTACAGAAAATCGTATAGACAAGGCATGCCTTGTTTCTATAACATCAAATCA is a window of Candidatus Delongbacteria bacterium DNA encoding:
- a CDS encoding beta-lactamase family protein; protein product: MDKYETIKKIVEEKTVRFPNKTQLAIAVIKNGNPNFYGFKIENNNIISVQNENKIFEIGSITKVFTSTVLADLVVKNKINLDTDIQEYFDFSLNENTKISLLSLANHTSGLKSHPSNYEMPEITAEKLRNLYREYNEDMLIDYLQNEIKIPKTEEKKFEYSNLGFGLLGYALGLSQNRPFKELMQEIVFNKYKMTNTYVDRSNLKNEFVTGLDKNGNETENWDMDILAGCGVVLSSVSDLSKFVSAHFDEANKELALTRKATITVDDEMKVGLGLGIITTSDNNIIYWHNGGTGGYKSAMEFDMETKTASIVLSNVSFFNPNHWDIDRICTRLTGLNIKGK
- a CDS encoding aminoglycoside 3'-phosphotransferase; the encoded protein is MNDIKNYLTPALKKILEGKNLEKIDIGCTEALVYFIKNCIDNVNAYLKVNPKNSLEKLKHEVDIMNWLNGKIPVPKVLHYDENEHYEFLLMTEIKGFPSFSEELSDKSKTMTDLAKGLKLIHSLDISDCPFNEKIIKKCSVIEKQIEAGNIDIDDFDDENKGKKLEELFDRIKELRENMQEDLVFTHGDYCMPNILLTSNGLSGFIDLGRAGISDRYQDIALAIRSIKYNGFSQDHIDLFLSEYGITELDNRKVELYKLIDEFY